Proteins encoded within one genomic window of Citricoccus muralis:
- a CDS encoding creatininase, protein MSTVDLRYLDAHQYGQWLQQPGATVIVPVGAFEQHGPHLPMASDEILSGHMARGVAERTGAKVAAPMNYGYKSQQKSGGGDHLPGTISLDAATMIGITRSIVSSYLRQGVTRLVLLNGHYENYQFLYEGIDLALREGGFTTSKAGAPAVLLLSYWDYVTEQTLAEVYPDGFPGWDIEHGGVLETALMLHLQPELVDLDRAVDHPAAELPRFDRLPVVAERTPVTGCLSAPTGATADKGRLLYEQVTMSIAADLEEELGSSPA, encoded by the coding sequence ATGAGCACCGTCGACCTTCGTTACCTGGACGCCCACCAGTACGGGCAGTGGTTGCAGCAGCCCGGGGCTACCGTGATCGTGCCGGTGGGTGCTTTCGAGCAGCACGGGCCGCACCTGCCGATGGCTTCCGACGAAATTCTGTCCGGCCACATGGCCCGCGGCGTGGCCGAGCGCACGGGTGCCAAGGTCGCCGCCCCCATGAACTACGGCTACAAGTCCCAGCAGAAATCCGGCGGGGGAGACCATCTGCCCGGCACGATCTCGCTGGATGCCGCCACTATGATCGGCATCACCCGCAGCATCGTGAGCTCCTATCTGCGCCAGGGGGTCACCCGACTGGTGCTGCTCAATGGGCACTATGAGAATTACCAGTTTCTCTACGAGGGCATTGATCTGGCCCTGCGCGAGGGAGGATTCACGACGTCGAAGGCCGGCGCGCCCGCGGTCCTGTTGCTCTCCTATTGGGACTATGTCACCGAACAAACGCTGGCCGAGGTGTACCCCGACGGTTTCCCGGGCTGGGATATTGAGCACGGCGGGGTGCTGGAGACCGCGCTGATGCTGCACCTGCAGCCCGAACTGGTGGACCTGGACCGGGCGGTGGATCACCCGGCCGCCGAGCTGCCGCGCTTCGACCGGTTGCCCGTGGTGGCCGAGCGTACCCCCGTTACCGGGTGTCTCTCCGCGCCCACCGGTGCCACCGCAGACAAGGGTCGACTGCTGTACGAGCAGGTGACGATGTCGATCGCCGCCGATCTGGAAGAAGAGCTCGGTTCTTCCCCAGCGTGA
- the glmU gene encoding bifunctional UDP-N-acetylglucosamine diphosphorylase/glucosamine-1-phosphate N-acetyltransferase GlmU has product MTESVYPTETSAPSAVIVLAAGQGTRMKSTTPKVLHPIGGRSLVGHALAAAQTLNPQHLVAVVRHERDRVAAHLTELVPDLVIADQDDIPGTGRAVEQGLDALPEDLDGTVVVTYGDVPLLTSETLTELVSTHQRDANAVTVLTASLPDPTGYGRIVRDDAGLVERIVEHKDALKIQQDTGDASVLALTEVNSGIYAFDARVLRRTLAQVSTDNVQGEKYLTDVLGLARAEGGRVASLMTADQWEVEGANDRRQLAELGRELNNRLTDHWMRAGVTIIDPASTWIDVQVSLSPDVVLKPGTQLHGATTVGVGSVIGPDTTLTDVTVGAGATVKRTDATDSVIGDDATVGPFTYLRPGTVLGEEGKIGAFYETKKVTIGRGSKLSHLGYAGDAEIGEYTNIGCGNITANYDGVNKHRTVIGSHVRTGSNTVFTAPVEIGDGAYTGAGAVVRKNVPAGALALTVAQQRNMENWVRENRPGTAAAEAAGPAAPTS; this is encoded by the coding sequence GTGACCGAGTCCGTATACCCCACGGAGACCTCTGCCCCCTCGGCAGTCATCGTTCTGGCCGCTGGTCAGGGCACCCGGATGAAATCCACCACCCCTAAAGTGTTGCATCCTATTGGGGGTCGGTCCCTGGTTGGACACGCACTGGCCGCAGCGCAGACCTTGAACCCTCAGCACCTGGTGGCCGTGGTGCGCCACGAGCGCGACCGGGTGGCCGCCCATCTGACCGAACTGGTTCCGGACCTGGTTATTGCCGACCAAGATGACATCCCGGGCACCGGCCGCGCCGTCGAGCAGGGGCTGGACGCGCTTCCCGAGGACCTGGATGGCACCGTCGTCGTCACCTATGGTGATGTTCCGTTGCTCACGTCCGAGACGCTCACCGAGCTGGTCTCCACGCACCAGCGTGACGCCAACGCGGTCACCGTGCTCACCGCCTCGTTGCCCGACCCCACCGGCTACGGTCGCATTGTGCGCGACGACGCCGGGTTGGTGGAACGGATCGTGGAGCATAAGGACGCGCTGAAGATTCAGCAGGACACCGGCGATGCTTCCGTGCTGGCGCTGACCGAGGTGAACTCCGGTATCTATGCGTTTGACGCTCGCGTGCTGCGCCGCACCCTGGCACAGGTGTCCACCGACAACGTTCAGGGCGAGAAGTACCTCACTGACGTGCTCGGCCTGGCCCGCGCCGAAGGCGGCCGGGTCGCGTCCCTGATGACGGCCGACCAGTGGGAGGTTGAGGGCGCGAACGATCGCCGCCAGCTGGCCGAACTGGGTCGCGAACTGAACAACCGCCTCACCGATCACTGGATGCGCGCCGGGGTGACCATCATCGACCCGGCCTCCACCTGGATCGACGTCCAGGTCAGCCTGAGCCCCGACGTCGTGCTCAAGCCCGGCACTCAGCTACACGGTGCCACCACCGTGGGCGTGGGCTCCGTGATCGGCCCCGACACCACCCTCACCGATGTGACCGTCGGTGCCGGCGCCACCGTCAAGCGCACCGACGCCACCGATTCGGTCATTGGTGACGACGCCACCGTCGGCCCTTTCACGTATCTGCGCCCGGGCACCGTACTGGGCGAGGAGGGCAAGATCGGCGCGTTCTACGAGACCAAGAAGGTCACCATCGGGCGCGGCTCCAAGCTCTCGCACCTCGGCTACGCCGGCGACGCCGAAATCGGGGAGTACACCAACATTGGCTGCGGCAACATCACCGCTAACTACGATGGCGTGAACAAGCACCGCACCGTGATCGGCTCCCATGTGCGCACCGGCTCCAACACGGTGTTCACCGCACCCGTAGAAATCGGCGACGGCGCCTACACCGGCGCTGGAGCCGTGGTCCGCAAGAACGTTCCGGCCGGGGCACTGGCCCTGACCGTTGCCCAGCAGCGCAACATGGAAAACTGGGTGCGCGAAAACCGCCCCGGTACCGCTGCTGCTGAGGCTGCCGGCCCTGCCGCTCCCACCTCCTGA
- a CDS encoding ribose-phosphate diphosphokinase — MSELSHHVNKKLVIASGRAHPELAEEIAEALGTELLPLSAYDFANGEIYVRPGESVRGKDVFILQSHPAPLNNWLMEQLLLIDAAKRASARRITVVSPFYPYARQDKKGRGREPISARMVADLYKATGADRVMSVDLHTAQIQGFFDGPVDHLFAIPLLADYIRGRVGNSDVTVVSPDTGRVRVAEQWADRLGGVPLAFVHKSRDLTVPNQAESKTVVGQVEGRTCVLIDDMIDTGGTIAGAVRVLKEAGAKDVIIAATHAVFSDPAAQRLAECGAREVVVTNTLPIPAGKRFNNLTVLSIAPLIARAIKEVFEDGSVTSLFDGNA; from the coding sequence ATGAGCGAACTCAGCCATCACGTCAACAAGAAGCTGGTCATCGCCTCCGGACGTGCGCACCCCGAGTTGGCGGAGGAGATCGCCGAGGCGCTGGGCACCGAGCTACTGCCGCTGAGCGCCTACGACTTCGCCAACGGTGAGATCTACGTGCGCCCCGGGGAATCCGTGCGCGGCAAGGACGTCTTTATCCTGCAGTCGCACCCGGCCCCGCTGAACAACTGGCTGATGGAGCAGTTGCTGCTCATCGACGCCGCCAAGCGCGCCTCCGCTCGCCGGATTACCGTGGTGTCCCCGTTCTACCCTTACGCCCGCCAGGACAAGAAAGGTCGCGGCCGTGAGCCGATCTCTGCCCGCATGGTGGCCGATCTGTACAAGGCCACCGGTGCTGACCGCGTGATGAGCGTGGACCTGCACACCGCCCAGATTCAGGGCTTCTTCGACGGACCGGTGGACCACCTCTTCGCCATTCCGCTGCTGGCCGACTACATCCGCGGTCGGGTGGGCAACTCCGACGTCACCGTGGTCTCCCCGGACACCGGGCGCGTGCGCGTGGCCGAGCAGTGGGCGGACCGTCTCGGTGGCGTGCCACTGGCGTTCGTGCACAAGTCGCGTGACCTGACCGTTCCGAACCAGGCCGAGTCCAAGACCGTCGTCGGTCAGGTCGAAGGCCGCACCTGCGTGCTCATCGACGACATGATCGACACCGGCGGCACGATTGCCGGAGCCGTGCGCGTGCTCAAGGAAGCCGGCGCCAAGGACGTCATCATCGCCGCGACTCACGCGGTGTTCTCCGACCCGGCCGCCCAGCGCCTGGCCGAATGCGGGGCCCGCGAGGTCGTCGTCACCAACACCCTGCCGATCCCGGCCGGCAAGCGTTTCAATAACCTCACCGTACTGTCGATCGCCCCGCTGATCGCCCGTGCCATCAAGGAGGTCTTCGAGGACGGCTCCGTGACGAGTCTCTTCGACGGCAACGCCTGA
- a CDS encoding 50S ribosomal protein L25/general stress protein Ctc, whose product MSDRIKLQVETRDDFGKGASRRARREGKIPAVIYGHGTEPKHILMPGQETFLAVRNPNALLTLVNGGEETMALPKDVQRDPLKDTIDHIDLLIVRKGEKVTVDVYVEVEGEVAPGAIHNLEEVTVPVEADALKLPERVTVSVEGREPGQHLHTTDVVVDGEGEVLLEEDHVIVTVNEVVEQDLGEETEDAAEGEEAAEGKAAEGEESGESAESDSE is encoded by the coding sequence ATGAGCGACCGCATCAAACTGCAGGTGGAGACCCGCGACGACTTCGGTAAGGGTGCATCCCGCCGCGCCCGTCGCGAAGGCAAGATTCCCGCCGTGATCTACGGCCACGGCACCGAGCCGAAGCACATCCTGATGCCCGGCCAGGAAACCTTCCTCGCCGTGCGTAACCCCAACGCCCTGCTGACCCTGGTCAATGGCGGCGAAGAGACGATGGCCCTGCCGAAGGACGTCCAGCGTGATCCGCTGAAGGACACCATCGACCACATCGACCTGCTCATCGTGCGCAAGGGCGAGAAGGTCACCGTCGACGTCTACGTTGAGGTCGAAGGCGAGGTCGCGCCGGGCGCGATTCACAACCTTGAGGAAGTCACCGTGCCGGTCGAAGCCGATGCACTGAAGCTGCCTGAGCGCGTCACCGTCTCCGTCGAGGGACGCGAACCCGGCCAGCACCTGCACACCACCGACGTCGTTGTCGACGGCGAAGGCGAGGTGCTCCTGGAAGAGGATCACGTCATCGTCACCGTCAACGAGGTTGTCGAGCAGGATCTTGGTGAAGAGACCGAGGACGCCGCTGAAGGCGAAGAGGCTGCCGAGGGCAAGGCTGCTGAAGGCGAAGAGTCCGGCGAGTCGGCCGAGTCCGACAGCGAGTGA
- the pth gene encoding aminoacyl-tRNA hydrolase: MNTTAESNPTTGPWLVVGLGNPGDQYAGTRHNIGHMVVDELASRHGERWSRHKAGAAVVETRLRPGAPKIVLAKPASYMNLSGKPVSALVRFFSLTPEHLIVVHDELDIDFDTIRLKRGGGEGGHNGLKSISQSLGTRDYVRVRAGIGRPPGRMDVADYVLRPFGTTERKELPLHLDRCADAVESLIEDGMAAAQNRFH; the protein is encoded by the coding sequence GTGAACACCACCGCGGAGTCCAACCCCACCACCGGCCCCTGGCTGGTGGTGGGGTTGGGCAACCCCGGTGATCAATACGCGGGAACCCGGCACAATATCGGCCACATGGTGGTTGACGAGCTCGCCTCCCGTCACGGGGAGCGCTGGAGCCGCCACAAGGCCGGCGCCGCCGTCGTCGAAACCCGGCTGCGCCCCGGGGCGCCCAAAATCGTCCTGGCCAAACCCGCCAGCTACATGAACCTCTCCGGGAAACCGGTCAGCGCGCTGGTGCGCTTCTTCTCCCTGACCCCGGAGCATCTCATCGTCGTCCACGACGAACTCGACATCGACTTCGACACTATCCGCCTGAAACGCGGCGGTGGTGAAGGAGGGCATAACGGGCTGAAATCCATCAGCCAATCCCTGGGTACCCGAGACTATGTGCGTGTGCGCGCCGGCATCGGCCGCCCCCCGGGACGCATGGATGTGGCCGACTATGTATTGCGGCCTTTCGGCACGACCGAGCGCAAGGAACTTCCGCTGCACCTGGACCGCTGCGCTGACGCCGTCGAATCCCTCATCGAAGACGGTATGGCAGCGGCCCAGAACCGCTTCCACTGA
- a CDS encoding DUF2505 domain-containing protein — protein MAFTESTELPFPVEEVFAVLTDEAFNRSVSESLGGELTEFSATPQGGDGATLVSMTRTVPAAKLPEMAKRFVKGQISVQQQDQWSTASAEGARTASMTVTVPAGKVTADVTQVLEPTEKGTRITVSGSVTCGIPFAGAKIAQFAEPQVGRVVNRQAREVKAWIQSR, from the coding sequence ATGGCTTTCACTGAATCCACCGAGCTTCCCTTCCCCGTGGAAGAGGTTTTCGCCGTCCTCACCGACGAGGCCTTCAACCGCTCGGTCTCCGAGTCGCTCGGCGGCGAGCTGACGGAGTTTTCGGCCACCCCTCAGGGCGGCGACGGCGCCACCCTCGTGTCGATGACCCGCACCGTTCCTGCGGCCAAGCTGCCGGAGATGGCGAAGCGGTTCGTCAAGGGCCAGATTTCAGTGCAGCAACAGGATCAGTGGTCGACGGCGTCGGCTGAAGGCGCCCGTACCGCGAGCATGACCGTCACCGTTCCGGCCGGCAAGGTCACCGCGGATGTCACCCAGGTGCTGGAGCCCACGGAGAAAGGCACCCGCATCACCGTCTCTGGTTCGGTGACCTGCGGCATTCCGTTCGCGGGGGCAAAGATCGCCCAGTTCGCGGAGCCTCAGGTAGGCCGCGTGGTGAATCGTCAGGCCCGCGAAGTCAAAGCGTGGATCCAGTCCCGCTGA
- the mfd gene encoding transcription-repair coupling factor translates to MCVSSAPSPLAPLLSLLSRDTAVSAARAGAGRSDRTADLALALPDGARPAVAALLADALESAAGEHPVVLLITATAREAEDLTTTLGAWMDPSAVAHFPSWETLPHERLSPRSDTVGHRLAVLRRLAHPEADGQPPLRVITAPVRSVLQPLVTGLGDLQPVSVAVGEEHDFDDVVARLSDAAYSRVDMVSRRGEFAVRGGLLDVFPPTEPHPLRIEFFGDEIEQMRYFSVADQRSLTDTSDDGSATPTRLFAPPCRELLLTPEVRDKARALQAQMPGSVDMLERMAEGIAVEGMESLAPLVAEMVPLLDLLPAGSLSVVVEPERVRHRADDLLRTNEEFLEAAWASAAGGGSVPIDHQQQAGGFASLAEARALAHLRDQGWWQLSSLETDTELLPEVDSLTTGFRAPIQFTGDVQPMIDLVRQRMEQQWCVVVATDGTGSARRIAEMMLEAGITASLVDRLETGSGLPASQVLLITAVTGRGFTYPDGRFGVVTEQDLFGRNHVSAERGAKRSLARKRRNAVDPLALQEGDYVVHAQHGIARFVELQRRKVAGSVSAGGEGYREYLVLEYAASKRGGPKDRLFVPTDQLDQVSQYVGGEAPSLSKMGGSDWAATKSKARKATRQIAGELIQLYSARMASRGHAFGTDTPWQSELEESFPFIETPDQLTTVNEVKKDMESEVPMDRLVSGDVGFGKTEVAVRAAFKAVQDGKQVAVLVPTTLLARQHTSTFTERFAGFPVRVKTLSRFQNAKESREILQGLADGTVDVVIGTHRLLSSEIEFKDLGLVVVDEEQRFGVEHKEALKKMRTNVDVLAMSATPIPRTLEMSLTGIRETSTLATPPEERHPVLTYVGGYTDQQVTAAVRRELMREGQVFYVHNRVSSIDSVAARIRELVPEARVEVAHGKMSESRLEQIMVDFWEKRFDVLVSTTIIETGLDIANANTLIIENANNYGLSQLHQLRGRVGRGRDRAYAYFLYNPERPLGETALERLKAVAEHNELGSGMQLAMKDLEIRGAGNLLGGEQSGHIAGVGFDLYLRMVGEAVADFKGEEETGAAEVKVELPVNAHLPHDFVPGERLRLEAYRNLAQAKDDAEVDAVVEEWTDRYGELPEPAQHLVAVARFRNQARALGVHEVMLLGKNVKFGPAELPESREMRLARMYPGASVKPALKAILVPRPKTAGVMGKDLVDGELLAWAQELLQRIFAPEPVASSS, encoded by the coding sequence ATCTGTGTGAGCTCAGCCCCATCACCCCTGGCACCCCTGTTGTCCTTGTTGAGTCGGGATACGGCGGTGTCGGCCGCCCGGGCGGGCGCCGGGCGGTCGGATCGTACCGCTGACCTGGCGCTGGCGTTGCCCGATGGGGCCCGCCCCGCCGTCGCTGCCCTGCTCGCTGATGCGCTGGAGAGTGCTGCCGGGGAACATCCGGTGGTCCTACTCATCACCGCCACCGCACGCGAAGCCGAGGACCTCACCACCACGCTGGGCGCGTGGATGGACCCCTCGGCGGTCGCGCATTTCCCGTCCTGGGAGACCCTACCCCACGAACGGCTGTCCCCACGCTCGGATACGGTGGGTCACCGACTGGCCGTGCTACGACGTCTGGCGCACCCCGAGGCCGACGGCCAGCCCCCGTTGCGGGTGATCACCGCCCCGGTGCGCTCGGTGCTGCAGCCGCTGGTGACCGGACTGGGGGACCTGCAGCCGGTGAGCGTGGCCGTGGGGGAAGAACACGACTTCGATGACGTCGTCGCCCGGCTTTCCGATGCTGCGTACTCTCGCGTGGACATGGTGTCCCGCCGCGGAGAGTTCGCCGTGCGCGGTGGGCTGTTGGATGTCTTTCCGCCCACCGAGCCGCACCCGCTGCGCATCGAGTTCTTCGGCGATGAGATTGAGCAGATGCGGTACTTCTCGGTGGCCGATCAGCGCTCGCTCACCGACACCTCCGACGACGGGTCCGCCACCCCCACCCGGCTGTTCGCCCCGCCGTGCCGGGAGCTGCTGCTGACGCCTGAGGTACGGGACAAAGCGCGTGCGCTGCAGGCACAGATGCCCGGATCCGTGGACATGCTGGAGCGGATGGCCGAGGGCATCGCCGTGGAGGGCATGGAATCGCTGGCCCCACTGGTGGCCGAGATGGTGCCGTTGTTGGACCTGTTACCGGCGGGCTCGCTCAGCGTCGTCGTCGAACCCGAGAGAGTGCGGCATCGTGCTGATGATCTGCTGCGCACCAACGAAGAATTTCTGGAGGCGGCCTGGGCCTCGGCAGCCGGTGGTGGGTCCGTGCCGATTGACCACCAGCAGCAGGCCGGCGGTTTCGCCAGCCTGGCGGAGGCGCGCGCCCTGGCGCATCTGCGGGATCAGGGTTGGTGGCAGCTGAGCTCCCTGGAGACCGATACGGAGCTGTTGCCCGAAGTCGACTCGCTGACCACCGGCTTCCGGGCCCCGATACAGTTCACCGGCGACGTGCAGCCGATGATCGACCTGGTGCGTCAGCGCATGGAACAGCAGTGGTGCGTGGTGGTGGCCACCGACGGCACCGGATCCGCCCGGCGCATCGCGGAGATGATGCTCGAGGCCGGGATCACCGCCTCGCTGGTGGACCGGCTGGAGACGGGCTCAGGATTGCCGGCCTCTCAGGTGCTGCTGATCACGGCCGTCACCGGACGCGGCTTCACCTATCCCGACGGGCGCTTCGGCGTCGTCACCGAGCAGGACCTGTTCGGCCGCAACCACGTCAGCGCCGAGCGCGGGGCCAAGCGCTCCCTCGCTCGAAAGCGGCGCAATGCTGTTGATCCGCTGGCTCTGCAAGAGGGCGACTATGTGGTGCATGCCCAGCACGGCATCGCCCGGTTTGTGGAGCTGCAGCGCCGAAAGGTAGCCGGCTCGGTGTCGGCCGGCGGGGAAGGCTACCGCGAGTACCTGGTGCTCGAATACGCCGCCTCGAAGCGCGGTGGGCCGAAAGACCGCCTGTTCGTGCCCACAGATCAGCTTGACCAGGTCTCCCAGTACGTGGGGGGAGAGGCGCCGAGCCTGTCGAAAATGGGTGGTTCGGACTGGGCCGCCACGAAATCCAAGGCGCGCAAGGCCACCCGCCAGATCGCCGGGGAGCTCATTCAGCTGTATTCCGCGCGGATGGCGTCCCGCGGGCATGCCTTCGGCACTGACACCCCGTGGCAATCCGAGCTGGAGGAGTCCTTCCCGTTCATCGAGACCCCGGACCAGCTGACCACGGTGAATGAGGTCAAGAAGGACATGGAGTCCGAGGTGCCGATGGACCGGTTGGTGTCCGGCGACGTCGGCTTCGGCAAGACCGAAGTGGCGGTTCGTGCTGCCTTTAAAGCGGTGCAGGACGGCAAACAGGTGGCGGTGTTGGTGCCGACGACGCTGCTGGCCCGCCAGCACACCAGCACCTTCACCGAGCGCTTCGCCGGATTCCCGGTGCGGGTCAAGACCCTCTCTCGGTTCCAGAACGCCAAGGAGTCCCGCGAGATCCTGCAGGGCCTGGCCGACGGCACAGTCGACGTCGTGATCGGCACCCACCGTCTGCTCTCCTCGGAGATCGAATTCAAAGATCTCGGTCTCGTCGTCGTCGATGAGGAACAGCGTTTCGGCGTCGAACATAAAGAGGCGCTGAAGAAGATGCGCACCAATGTGGATGTGCTGGCGATGTCGGCCACCCCGATTCCGCGCACCCTGGAGATGTCGCTGACCGGGATTCGTGAGACCTCTACCCTGGCCACCCCGCCGGAGGAACGGCACCCGGTGCTGACCTATGTGGGCGGGTACACCGATCAGCAGGTGACCGCCGCGGTGCGACGTGAGCTGATGCGCGAGGGCCAGGTGTTCTACGTGCACAACCGGGTGTCGTCGATCGATTCGGTGGCCGCGCGCATTCGCGAGCTGGTGCCCGAGGCCCGGGTCGAGGTGGCGCACGGCAAGATGTCGGAGTCGCGGCTGGAGCAGATCATGGTGGATTTCTGGGAGAAGCGCTTTGACGTGCTGGTCTCCACCACCATCATCGAAACCGGGCTGGACATCGCCAACGCGAACACCCTGATCATCGAGAACGCGAACAACTACGGGCTCTCCCAGTTGCATCAGCTGCGTGGACGCGTGGGACGTGGCCGCGACCGGGCGTACGCCTACTTCCTGTACAACCCGGAGCGGCCGTTGGGGGAGACCGCGCTGGAACGGCTGAAAGCGGTGGCCGAGCACAACGAGCTGGGGTCCGGGATGCAGCTGGCCATGAAGGATCTGGAGATCCGCGGGGCGGGCAACCTGCTGGGCGGAGAGCAATCCGGGCACATTGCCGGGGTGGGTTTCGATCTGTACCTACGCATGGTGGGTGAGGCCGTGGCCGACTTCAAGGGCGAAGAGGAGACCGGGGCCGCCGAGGTGAAGGTGGAGCTACCGGTGAACGCGCATCTGCCGCACGACTTCGTGCCGGGGGAGCGGTTGCGTCTGGAAGCCTACCGGAACCTGGCCCAGGCCAAGGACGACGCCGAAGTGGATGCCGTGGTGGAGGAATGGACCGACCGGTACGGAGAGCTGCCCGAACCCGCCCAGCACCTCGTGGCCGTGGCCCGCTTCCGCAACCAGGCACGCGCGCTCGGGGTGCACGAAGTGATGCTGCTGGGAAAGAACGTGAAGTTCGGTCCGGCAGAACTGCCGGAATCGCGCGAGATGCGCCTGGCCCGGATGTACCCGGGCGCCTCCGTGAAGCCAGCGCTGAAAGCCATCCTGGTGCCGCGGCCCAAAACTGCCGGGGTGATGGGCAAGGACCTGGTCGACGGCGAACTGCTCGCCTGGGCACAGGAACTCTTGCAACGGATTTTCGCCCCGGAGCCGGTCGCGTCGTCGTCCTGA
- a CDS encoding acyltransferase family protein, whose protein sequence is MTPQPPSTSPRTGSTARNTGVDVLRIVSIVAVVVGHVYASDLEWRRYLEIWRMPLFFFLSGFFFTRGRTFAFEARQRWRTLAVPYLAWGVLMSLAAWRWNSDDPAQFWELMARGWYGGSWQDPPWWAFWFISVLFFTTLLRRWLERYPSWVAWAVSMVGLGLAQITGGDDYPAGPMGLLPLGIGLALPCMFYILCGEFLRYEVLARYASIPGTRLEHHDGARRLGPHQLASLGIVLVLLGGLAVAAGIPSHNIKFSGFGLFLITPIVGVVMATGMLLIFGTWVNMALGWARPAVNALVRTGTVVVLAHGYIIIKLAQFNVDENFSRFALTVLISWALGLLINATPLSPLLSGVPAPEWWKRRRAAAASSSGDAASGSAPTS, encoded by the coding sequence ATGACACCACAGCCCCCATCGACTTCCCCGCGGACCGGATCCACCGCCCGCAATACCGGGGTCGATGTGTTGCGAATCGTCTCCATCGTGGCGGTGGTGGTGGGGCATGTTTACGCCTCCGATCTGGAGTGGCGGCGCTACCTGGAGATCTGGCGCATGCCGCTGTTCTTCTTCCTCTCCGGGTTCTTCTTCACCCGCGGGCGCACGTTCGCCTTTGAAGCCCGACAACGGTGGCGCACCCTGGCGGTACCCTACCTGGCGTGGGGCGTGCTGATGAGCCTCGCCGCCTGGCGCTGGAACTCCGATGATCCTGCCCAGTTCTGGGAGCTCATGGCGCGCGGCTGGTACGGCGGCTCCTGGCAGGACCCGCCGTGGTGGGCGTTCTGGTTCATTTCGGTGCTGTTTTTCACCACCCTGTTGCGCCGCTGGCTGGAGCGCTATCCCAGCTGGGTGGCTTGGGCCGTGTCGATGGTCGGCCTGGGTCTGGCGCAGATCACCGGCGGTGACGATTACCCGGCCGGCCCCATGGGGCTCTTGCCGTTGGGCATCGGTCTTGCCCTACCGTGCATGTTCTACATTCTGTGCGGGGAGTTCCTCCGCTACGAGGTCTTAGCCCGCTATGCATCGATTCCGGGGACCCGTCTGGAACATCACGACGGCGCCCGCCGGCTCGGCCCGCACCAGCTGGCCAGCCTCGGTATCGTGCTCGTACTTCTCGGCGGACTCGCCGTCGCCGCCGGAATCCCCTCACACAACATCAAATTCTCTGGCTTCGGACTGTTCCTGATCACCCCGATCGTGGGCGTCGTGATGGCCACCGGCATGCTGTTGATATTCGGCACCTGGGTGAACATGGCGCTCGGCTGGGCCCGCCCCGCGGTCAACGCGTTGGTGCGCACCGGCACCGTGGTCGTGTTGGCCCACGGCTACATCATCATCAAGCTGGCCCAGTTCAATGTGGATGAGAACTTCTCGCGATTCGCCCTGACCGTGCTGATTTCCTGGGCGCTGGGCCTGCTCATCAACGCCACTCCCCTGTCGCCGCTGCTCTCGGGAGTACCCGCCCCCGAATGGTGGAAACGACGTCGCGCCGCGGCCGCTTCCTCGTCCGGTGATGCCGCCTCAGGTTCTGCGCCGACGTCCTAG
- the deoC gene encoding deoxyribose-phosphate aldolase, with amino-acid sequence MTAPSASLASVIDHTLLAPTALREDILRLCAEADQVSAASVCVNPIWVATASAALQDSTVPVCAVVGFPFGSTPSEVKAAEASAAVADGATEIDMVIHHASAVAGDQAALMADISAVVQAAGENVVVKVILETGALDDDAIVLACQAAEAAGAHFVKTSTGFVGTGATVEAVALMRHTVGDRLGVKASGGIRNRATALAMLDAGATRLGASSTLAILEEDSESDSSDAHSPKGTR; translated from the coding sequence ATGACTGCGCCCTCCGCGAGCCTCGCCTCCGTGATCGACCACACCCTGCTCGCCCCCACTGCCCTGCGCGAAGACATCCTGCGTCTGTGTGCCGAAGCCGACCAGGTCTCCGCGGCCAGCGTCTGTGTGAACCCGATCTGGGTAGCGACCGCCTCCGCCGCACTGCAGGATTCCACGGTACCGGTCTGCGCCGTTGTCGGTTTCCCCTTCGGCTCCACCCCCTCCGAGGTCAAAGCCGCCGAAGCCTCGGCTGCCGTGGCAGACGGTGCCACCGAGATCGACATGGTCATCCACCACGCCTCCGCCGTCGCCGGTGATCAGGCCGCACTCATGGCCGATATCTCCGCCGTGGTGCAGGCCGCCGGGGAAAACGTCGTCGTGAAGGTCATTCTGGAAACCGGCGCACTCGACGACGACGCCATCGTGCTGGCCTGCCAGGCCGCCGAGGCCGCGGGCGCGCATTTCGTAAAAACCTCCACAGGTTTTGTCGGCACCGGCGCCACGGTCGAAGCCGTGGCACTGATGCGCCACACCGTCGGTGATCGCCTCGGGGTGAAAGCGTCCGGCGGTATTCGCAACCGTGCCACCGCCCTGGCCATGCTCGATGCCGGCGCCACACGTCTGGGAGCCTCCTCCACTCTTGCTATCCTGGAAGAAGACTCCGAGTCAGACTCATCTGACGCTCACTCACCGAAGGGAACGAGGTAG